The genomic region TTAGGTCTAGCTTACCATTAAAATTATGTTCGTATGCAAAAAAACTACATTTGCATACAAAATTCTTTGGAAAATTACTACCTTTTCTGCATTTTTTTTGAGCTCTATATTACAAATCTATTGGCAACCTAAACAAAAATACCCACCCCAAATTCATCCCTTACCATCGTAAGTTCGATAAAAGAAACGAGCAACCATCAAACCTCAGTTTTCGGCATGCAAAATATGTCGACCCCATTCATCGGAATCTTGCATAAAGGAGCATAACTTTTATAGTTTCTAGTTATTAAACAATTCATTGCTAGGGATGGACAAGGTGTGGGTGTGGTGAGTTACTACTAGTACTTGCCTGTTGCCCGAAACTCGAAGTAGGACAAAGCAGTTCCGCCTGTGGGAACGAGCCATTGGATGGCACATCCAATAGCAAATCTTGGTCTGAACATTCATCGACAAAATGGAGCGAATCCAGCACGGGAGAGCTACCATCAGGAGGCAAAGCAAACAGGCTTCTCGGGCTAAAGCAAGAACTCTCATTGTCTCTGAGTTCTTTGTTTTCGTGTGTGGCTTTCATGATCACTCGTTTCGGACTCATTAAAGTCCTTGCTTCTGGAAAACGAAAAATGCAATTTTTCTTAAGCAAAATGCCGTTGTTAACCCGTAACACTTGAGCAATTCCAGCAGAGAAAAGTTTTGAACCTGGAATTTGACCATCCCGTGATCTTTTCACAGTTGCTGAATTATTCGAAGGAACGACACTTGGTCCTCTAGTAATAACAGACCGTCCAACACTACTACATTTCTGCACCAAAAGAAATGTTTTTAGGCCTTTAGTGAGCACGACAAGAAGTTCATGTCATGGTGTCACCATTAAAGAAAACCAATTCAAACCTTAAGTCCATGATGGCATTCCACCCAGTGTGATTTCGTCAAATTGATTAATGCAAGTCTTTTTAAAGTCTTACAATCTTCAGCATTTACCCCGGGAACGGAGATGTTAAAGACCCCTTCCTCAAGCAGTTGCTGAAAATAACACAAGTTATCCTCGAATTGAGGACTTTCAAACATGCTTTTGAGGCTGCAGGCATGAAGAAAACTATCAGTGATTCCGATTCCAACATCATGTTTCAACCATTACTGGTTTCTGCCCATGAGATACTATCGAAATAAAAACGGTATTATTATCAGTAAATGCATCCCATTACAGACAAAACACGAAAGCGAAAGATGTATTTTCCCTCTCctgataaaagaaatgaaaaagggtaCCTCTCGGGGAGTTTTGCAATGTCAAGCGGAGGTAGATACTGCAGTAAGTGCTGCTGCTCGTCTTTTGTTAAATGCTTCACAAACTCCTCAAAATTGATAATATCCTGCACCAAAAAAAATAATCATCGCATAAATGAGAAAAGAATATGTGCAGTCACATACATTATCATGGTAACTCAACCCTTTCTTAATCAGGGGACTTACACTCAAATCTATGTTACAAAGCGGCAAATTACGACTTTCCAGTATTAGCAATTTTTCATGTTGAGCCTTGTCTCTGCCAAATGTtataaaggaaaaaagaaaagacatATTAATCAACATGAAAGCACCATTCTGCCATATCTCCTCGGAGCTTTTGAGATAAGTTACATGCTTTGCATTGCTATAAGAAATGTATTGTTCCGATAAATGCATTTATATCTTAAGCTTTCTGAGTGACATCGATAAATACCATAACAAAAGTAAAAGATTTACCTCTTAAGTTGCTCATGCTGCATCCCTTGTCCAGCAGGGTTCTTAGCCTTTTCAATTCCATGTCCCAAATATTTGACGCCCTTGCTATCATTATACGCAAGGAAGCTTGATGAATGCGAATAAGCCTCGTTCATTGAATATTGTTTGTTTTCAAAAGAGAGGGAGCTAGCTTCTGATTCCTCTTCTCGAGCTATTGAGCTCGGATGTTTGATCAGAATGCCTCCATGTCCAATCTCGACAGAAACCATGGGAGTTTCACTCTCAAGAAGCAAATCATCATTGGAAGATACAGAGAAATATGAAGACTGCTGTTCATGTAAAATAGTACATAAATCTTTCGTAAGTTTCTCAACTGGTGACGGCTTTGGACGATTTACACATGTTCTTTTCTTAGAAGGTACCATTGAGTCCCATACATTAGATTGAGAAGGCCCTGGAAAAAGATAAACAAGAAGACAACTTATATCagtatttcagatcattataatGCTAATATGCAACTAACGAGGGAACGCTGATGGCATTGTGTCAAACCTGTCAAGTCACTAACATCTGCACTGCCAAATTGTGCACAGCTTTCAGAATTAGAAATGGCTGAACCAGAACTTGATCTATTACTAGTATCCTCATCCACAAATTTACGGAAACCGAGGTTGTAATCAGGGGAAACAATGGCTATATCATGATTTGGCTTTCTTTTTGCTTCTCTGTCCTTATTTATAGATATGCTCTTCACTCTAGAAGCTCTAAGATCCTCAGGTTCAGCCCGAGCATGAAGTGGGGTATATTTTGCAAGTGTCCCTTTAGTCCTCCACCGTGATCCACATGCATTACACAATACCGGTTTCTCAGGAGGTCCATTGCGCCAAAGAGGAGTACCTATCACATTGCATTGTTGTCAATAAGTATAGAATGATCAACGACAAATAGATATGCTTATGGCTCTTGTTGATATTTGAAAACTCCATTTTAGAACATAATGATGGATGCAATTCGTTAAAAGAAATTTGGGATTGATGCTCTTGTCTACACCAAGGCAAACAAGGACAATTGGCCCTTCCCTTAACACTTTTACTTGAAACAATTTAACATCCAATGGCAATCAGTGACCAGCAAAATAAGTTCTGTTGCAATATGTGGCTTAAGTGCCTTAGGTTAGTGGTTCAGGTCTCCCCACATGCAGGTGACCTCCATTATTAATACTACACACTATACTAGCACCTCTCCTCTGAGTCTTCCAATTCATATCTCCACCAACCGAAGCACTCCCAGCTCTGTGAACCAAGCCTCTTAGGGCACACTGGCTCTTACCAGAGTACAGGAGAAACCCCCCCCCCAACACACACACAAAGGGACAATGCCTTCCATTGTTGGGGACTCGACCAGCTGCCTGGTAGACAACACTTCAAAGACTTCTCCCAAAGGAGTCGGCCCCCTCAACAAGGTTGAACTGCTTAAAGGCTAAAGATTTTACACAATTAACTTCAAAATGCAAAAGAATGTTATTTCACATTAGAATTGGAGTCCATTGGAGGTTTAGAACAGACATGtgaaaatttttcttctttaacatTGACATTATTTAAGAGAAAATGAATAAGAAATCAATGGCAAGTGCAGCCCTAAAGGATCAAAAAAATTGATAGTGCAAGAAAATAACATTCCAGTCAATTGAATAAAAGGAAAACTAATGTTTGACTTGATATTAAAGCTTATAAACATCAATGGAGCAATGGGAAAACCAATACCAatcaaattttgaatataaatTCAACAAAATAGAGAATTCAAACTCATTTTATACACTGGGAATTTGAACAACAGTCAAAGAAGACTAACCCCAATTGATATAAGGCTTAGAAAATGCGATTGACAgaaacaattcaattcaataccaaaaCCCCAAGTTAAAAATGTCCTAAATTCATATACAAACAGAATTAACACAAAGAACATAATATATTCTAAAATTCATTATCTTTGTTCATATAATCTTTCTACATACAATTAATTCCCCCTTCCAAATTCCAATGATAAAATTATTCATCCAAGCATATATATAAAATCATACACCAAAAAAGACATTTACATATATCCCAGAACTCAAAATTCActctctttttttcatttctaaagatttatataaaaaaaaaaaaaaggttaaactGGAGAAACAAGAACTCACTTGTAACTCCACAGTGATAGCAAGGACCTTGCTTTCCCATATCTTTTCTCTTTTGCTCAagggaaaaaatatatattaaaaaggaaaaaaaagtctTTATTGACCCAAAAAAAACTTGGtagtaaaaattgaaaaaaagtttTTTGTTgtataaatttgattgatttctTCAAGCTTTATATAACATATTCAACTGGGTATTAAaggcttttttctttcttttctgcaACAACCCAGAAAGCTAAATTAGCTTACAGAACAAagcaaaagccaaaaaaaaaatttgaaaaatacccAGAAAAAGCTTGTATGTCCTTTTTATCAGTCCAATaaacaaatacatacatatatatatataaattaaaacaagccaaaaaatttaaaacccaagAAGAAATTAAAGATTTTAGAGATGGGTATTTCAGCTTTGAATTTATACAATCCAATGGAgagaaaatttataataaaaaaggaCTAATTGAAAGGAATCTAATAAATGGCTATGAAAAGAGGAAGGTTAAATGGGAAAAGaggatgaaaaagaaaagaaatgaaaaaagagaCAGCAGTGTTAAGTGTGTTTTAtgtgcattatatatatatatatataaatccctTATTCTCTTTCTAATTTTCATATCaaagattaaaaataaatatttattttgcatttttttaatttatgattgTATTTGTTATCACAAATGTAggtaaattaatttaatcttcaaaatataaataaaagattaaaatttttaatgagatcaccttttaattttttattgatttgatgctttaattcattaataataaaagaaatgaatATAAAACCTCAAAAATGATAAGATAGTGAGAGAATAATAGAATATATTGGTAATGTGCTGTTGAATAGACTTTTTAGCTTTGttgatatataataaaaattataaaaaattattaccagaaaaattaaaaatagtcATGCGTGGGTCCACATAAAAGGGTCACCCAATCACGTCTGTATTTCTGTTTTAGTCACCCCAActttaaattttttcaatttaggcaTTAAACTTTGCATTTGTTCCTGTTTTAGTCATCCACCATTAAAATTATATATCCTCAATACTTATAAATTCTTTCGATTTGATCCTAATTTTAAATAATACAATAAATTTAATTCTTCatgtttacaaattttatcaatttgatccctaaACTTCCTAACCAAGCTTTCAACTTTCAAAATAGAGGCATTCCATGTTTATAAATTTGTAAAaccttaaaaagaaaaagaaaaaaaattctccAATTTTGCGCTattgaaaaaaaattcttttgattCGAGGATTATCATCACATATATGGATAGTGAAAGTTTACTTTTTGTTTAAGTGAAGTTTTAAAAGATACCATAtgtttaatttactttttattttttattttattacatatatatttatataattatcttttttattgaattatttagaattaggatcaaattgatagaatatataaatatttaggaCTAAATGTGCTATTATATCAGTTAGAAAAAGGCTTTTCGTTATTAATTTAAGGATGGGCAACCAAAAATGAACAAATACAAAGTTTAAtgtctaaattaaaaatttttcaaagttgagtgaccaaaacagGAATATGAGCATAGTTAGTGACCATTTTACTGTTTACCCAAAAAGTCATAACTATTGTTGGTTCTTAAGTGGCTTGGCTGGCTCTTTTATGGCTTACCcacttattatttatttatttatttatatttgtatatgttgtaacactaattaattttaattttaatttttaataataatttttttgttattaaaagcttttttaaattaattaacagTCTATTATTGGCTTGCTATTAATAATATACATTTGGTCTATACGTTTtcaatataattactttttagtCAGAGATGTAAATTTgcactttaaaaattttcaaacaattattCCGTGTGTTAGTTTGATGGTTAGGGTATTTAGTGTCTCAAGTGTGGTCAGGATTTGATTTGCGCTAATCACATTATTGTTAGTACTTTACCTTACTCTTGTAATTCAATTACAATAAATTTATCAAATAaggttaaaaatattatttactaaAAAATCTATCCATTCAATTTTTTATCTATATTAATAAATAACTATCATTcatctaaaaaattattttcaattaaaccttAATTTAGTTGGTATCATTATTATTACAACAACTAAAATTATGTTTtttctctaatttaaaatttgattaaattttaatttaatttcaaaatataattatttttataaacaaaataaatttaattaaaaagtataaattttgtgtaattttatatatgaaattttaatcgATCCAATTCTTACAAATTATTAACACTGTTATTGATATagcattattttatatttatatattacatacataaataattatatttatctaatataaaataaatttatatatttatttctttaaatatgtatgattgaatcaaaattaaagttttgtgTATACGTTTGAAGcacaatcaaaattttaaatgtataactacaccaaatcaaaattcatgtatcaaattacaaattaaattttaaaatttattcctttaaaataataattttaataagccttataatttaattgataaatacatagaacaatctatatatatataagtatgtttGTAATTATTAGAGAGAAATATTTTGATGAAAATTAacaatatttaatttataatatataacataaaaatgagatttttttatttaagaaaatgAGAGTTAGTAAAGGACAGTTGGTGGGATCTCAAATGTGATGTTTTTTAGCTAAATTATTTGAAAAAACAAGTCTAGATTAGGTTAGATGTATGAAGCAACATATTTTATAGTTTATTGGCACCATATCCCTTAATTTCCTCATcttgttttttatgttttatttttaactttttattttattttttaatgtaagATGTTAGTTTCTACATAATAAATGTAAAAAGTGGTCTAGATTTTTGGGTGATTGAACATGGTCTccacaattttatttttttttggtgttttttctttttataatgcaatctttatatataataaaatattaaatcctTTTACCCTCCCATGAATTCATGGACCAACTCTATGTAGGAGCCAATGAAAGGATTTAAGAACATTAAATTTCAATTGGACAAGGCCATCATGCCCTTTCATTTGATACTAGTAAGTAATTTCTCTCTTATAAAATGTGCAAAATCTTTTTTATATTGTTATGAATTGTCAATAAATTcctcaaattttaattaattaaattaaagatGTTACAAGCtacaataaaaaatacaaatcatGTTTTTAAGAGATAATAAGGTAGCGAATTGTTTGATAAAATGGGGTTAACCCATTCAAGATATTGGATTTTGGAAAAttccttttattttaaaaataataattgcgTGTTAAAGCACATTCGAACTTACAATTTTTAAAACGTTGCAACCAACTAAATTGGTATTTAGGAGGGGTAAACTATTCAATTGATCACTCAATTTTTAGTgcgctttcattttggtcacctcTAAAAGTTGTTCTTGCAATTTTTGTCACTGTCATTAGAGAATGCTTTCATTTTAGTTGCCAAAACATTAAATCCTAACGGCGGTTAACTGAACACACCATATAAAAAAGTCATTATGGATTTAATGcttgagtgactaaaatgaaagcaTTGTCATTAGGGATTTAATACTTGGTAACTAAAATAAAAGCATTCTTTAACAACAATGACGAAAttgcaaaaaaataataataataagtgaccaaaataaaagcaCCTTAAAAATTAGATGATCAACTAAGTAATATTAGGATGGTTTCAAGCTATTGTTTGTAATGGTCATTTATGACcatatgtttatttattattgtCATTTGAGTGAATCATACTTGTAGAAACAAATGGGTACTTACTTTGCAAAGTAGAAATTGTGGTTGCAATAATGCTTGGAACTGTGGCCACAATTTCAGCCACAAAACAAAAAGTGCGAAAACAATAAAGAAGAACACCAAGATTGTTTATgccaaatatatgaaaatatttaacATTAGGTTTCTTATCATGCCATTCATATAGAGTTGAGCAGGTCTTTGGTCTTAAGTGGACTTTGTTGATGATATAGGCAACAGTATAAACTGCTTCAACACAAAACCTGTGAGCTATTCCTTTACTATTCAACATTACTCAAGCCATCTCCTGTATGATTCTATTTTTCCTTTCTACCACTTCATTTTGTTGATGAGTCTTGGCAATAGAGAATTCATGAGCAATGTCTTCCTTATAAAAAAACTTAACAAATTCTTGATTTTCAAACTCCTTGctatgatcactcataatcctaaCAATAGCTCCAATGGTTCTCTCTTTCTCGATCATGAGGCTTTTGCAGATTTCTTAAATTCTctaaaggtgtctaatttttCCTTCAAGAATCTCACCCAAGTGTAACGAGAGAAATCATCTACACATATCAACACATATTTATTACCTCCAATACTCTTAATTTGCATTGGTCTAAAAAGATCTATGTGAAAAAACTAAAAGTGGGGTTATGGTTTGAATATGTGCCAATAGTTTGTGAGACTCTCTATGCTGCTTCCCTTTGAGACAATCTCCACATACTTTACGAATTGTTCCTTCTAGTTTTGGCAAGCCCCGAACTGCATCATATCGAACCAATCTTTGTAGTCCTTGATATTGAATATATTCCAACTTCTCATGCCACAGCTCTAGATCAAACACTCTTGCCTTTTTTGCACTTGGAAGGCAAAGggactgtaacaccctgaacccgtaTCCGACGTCGAAACAGAGTTTCGGGGCATTACTAAAATTTGCAGATCACCTaagaaaaaattcaattaaatacttaccgattcaatgtatcatataaataaatatattaccattcaatcaatagctcggcacttgtataagcatcaaacagagACATTGTTAGTATACcagtacatatttcatataaattcaacattgatatacttattttctcgacatgtcacacttgagtttaataattgtctttacctacataattttcttgtatcaacatatcaaagataatcatatatgtacatatcatgaaacatatcattctcttatcgtttcttcataagtatatatcattcatttcattatatcaatatttcatgctccatcatttccatatattttatgtatatttattcggtagtagtttatatcaaacttaaaaatatattgaaatcatgatgttcttaccttgttctattgatttcaatcttcatcttaattttctctctccttcagcttccatttcttgaatccaacttgatattctaactttccatagtctccttaacatttttctctcttggtagctatggaaattcttttgatttttgggtgaaaatggtgaatttttggtaaaaggaccaaatcgtaaagaaatgaaaactttttttcttcttcttcttcttctcacgttggTTTTGCATGGGAAAAATGGATGAGAattcctcatctttctttctttatatactaataaaataataataaaataataaaatatcttattaaaatattaataaaataatctaattaaataattataaaatatcaaaatatctctagcatcattattactttctagatttctctctctttcaattGAACATTTTGccatttattatcttttaaaattccatcattaagtcatcatttaatttgataaaattacaatttagtccctcatagttcttcacctattcaatttggtcctaattcatccattttcc from Gossypium arboreum isolate Shixiya-1 chromosome 1, ASM2569848v2, whole genome shotgun sequence harbors:
- the LOC108482231 gene encoding GATA transcription factor 26-like isoform X2; amino-acid sequence: MGKQGPCYHCGVTSTPLWRNGPPEKPVLCNACGSRWRTKGTLAKYTPLHARAEPEDLRASRVKSISINKDREAKRKPNHDIAIVSPDYNLGFRKFVDEDTSNRSSSGSAISNSESCAQFGSADVSDLTGPSQSNVWDSMQSSYFSVSSNDDLLLESETPMVSVEIGHGGILIKHPSSIAREEESEASSLSFENKQYSMNEAYSHSSSFLAYNDSKGVKYLGHGIEKAKNPAGQGMQHEQLKRDKAQHEKLLILESRNLPLCNIDLSDIINFEEFVKHLTKDEQQHLLQYLPPLDIAKLPESLKSMFESPQFEDNLCYFQQLLEEGVFNISVPGVNAEDCKTLKRLALINLTKSHWVECHHGLKKCSSVGRSVITRGPSVVPSNNSATVKRSRDGQIPEARTLMSPKRVIMKATHENKELRDNESSCFSPRSLFALPPDGSSPVLDSLHFVDECSDQDLLLDVPSNGSFPQAELLCPTSSFGQQASTSSNSPHPHLVHP
- the LOC108482231 gene encoding GATA transcription factor 26-like isoform X1; protein product: MGKQGPCYHCGVTSTPLWRNGPPEKPVLCNACGSRWRTKGTLAKYTPLHARAEPEDLRASRVKSISINKDREAKRKPNHDIAIVSPDYNLGFRKFVDEDTSNRSSSGSAISNSESCAQFGSADVSDLTGPSQSNVWDSMVPSKKRTCVNRPKPSPVEKLTKDLCTILHEQQSSYFSVSSNDDLLLESETPMVSVEIGHGGILIKHPSSIAREEESEASSLSFENKQYSMNEAYSHSSSFLAYNDSKGVKYLGHGIEKAKNPAGQGMQHEQLKRDKAQHEKLLILESRNLPLCNIDLSDIINFEEFVKHLTKDEQQHLLQYLPPLDIAKLPESLKSMFESPQFEDNLCYFQQLLEEGVFNISVPGVNAEDCKTLKRLALINLTKSHWVECHHGLKKCSSVGRSVITRGPSVVPSNNSATVKRSRDGQIPEARTLMSPKRVIMKATHENKELRDNESSCFSPRSLFALPPDGSSPVLDSLHFVDECSDQDLLLDVPSNGSFPQAELLCPTSSFGQQASTSSNSPHPHLVHP